Within Anopheles nili chromosome 3, idAnoNiliSN_F5_01, whole genome shotgun sequence, the genomic segment aaaaggtaacGTAAATACAGCACAAAGTAAATGTTTTTATCTTGTTCACCATTGAAATATTACAGACgctttaattgaaataataataaaatgcatGAATATGACTAGAAGAAATTAGCACAGGTACTAAGCAATAGTAAGCGTCAGGCATAAGTACTAGTAATTAACGCAAAACACAGGTAGAGGAGACGACGATGGTCATCAACGCTTGTCGTGCTTACTAGAAACATATAAAACAGTTAGTACTCTTGCTGCGGTTGACTACACCGGTTTCAGTTGCTTTTCACTTTTGGTGGGGCGCATTAAGCTCGCAAAAGCTCTACGAACAAGCTGCTTTACATCTCTGTGCGACTTCTAGCGAGTATTTATGAGAGCTGGTCCTTGAACGGAAAATTCCAAATGATCTCTTCTTTTCTCGTCCACCTTCctttgtttctttctcgcttaCGCTCTCTTTATCCATCAGTCTCTCTTTTTGCTCTCTTGATCTCTTGGTTATGAAGTAAACTCTCTTGTTCGCGATAAATTTACGTCTATTGTTCTCTTCCCAGAAATCGAATTCTCTGCAAGTTTCATTTACATTGGATAGTTAGCTATTTTATGACCTATGTACCATGGCACAAGCTCTGTTGCAGTTTGATGTCTGCCCTTAGAGGCGCCAACTAAAATCAATATTACATTATCGTGTGCATGATGGTTGAATGTTTCATGCTATTTTTTGTCACATCTGATTCCATCATTTCACTGTATTTCTCATTATATACTCATTCACACTACCATTAAAGCGCGCTATAGTTTCCGAAGTAATAGATGTTGTTCGCAGGTAAGAATACTGAATTGCCAACGATTGGGAAATTAAACCAGCCCGTCATGAGCGTGTTTCACGCTAGACATTTCGTTATAATCATCATGTCCCTGTTTATGCGGtatatttgaattttccgGTCAAACTCATATGTTTATCAAAGAGAAAACATGAGAATATCATAGGGGATTGAGCAAACCCTTGTGCTTTGGATGGTCAGGGTAATTTTTATGGTCTCCAGACAATAGTTTAATTGTATGTCAAAGAATAACATACGACATTTTTATAACATTAGTTTATAAAAACAAGAAAGTCTTATAATGAAGTACGGAACACAATctcaataatttaaaaactacTTATGATCTAGCTCACGGCTTCTAGATCTCTATAATTCATTATGAACTCCATTCAAAATTTTAGATATTGGCGAAAACTTAAAATGTaacccgaaaaaaacactgcatAACAAAATACAACGAATTTTGATGGAGTTTACCGCATGAAGCTTGAATGTAATATTCAAAGGAAAACATGCACTAGCGTGACTCACAGCCGTATGCCAGTATACCAGCACCATTCACATCCAAGAGAGCCTCAAACGGACAACGCATTCGACAAAAAGCTCTACCATGCCAACAATAAAGACACATGTCCTGGCGAGCTTTTTGCTACGTACGAAATTTCTGTTATCCTACTACCACATACCCAAAGCACTGCCAATATTAATACCGGTACCAATACCGGTATACAACGCTAGACATCCGCGCACTTCAAAGCAAACCCAAATCGGTAGCTATCCCAACACACATAAAGAACCGAAAAGAGCTTGAGAAGAAGTGTAGGCATAACGAGTAAACGAGTGACTCTCCCCTGGGTATAAGAAAATCGATAactttaaaaatgaaataagaaaaacaagTATTTCCAAATACACTTATTTCTctaaaaaccataaaaataaacgatgtGCAAAATAAGGGCCGTTCAATAAAACACTctaatgcaacaaaaaatgttacaaattATCACAGTTACGTTGAAAATAATCGAGCATGAAACATTTACCGTTGAACCGCTGTTCTTCTCTTAGGAGTGAAACTGTAGTATAGCTCTTCCCTAGCGTGAagcaaaatcaatcgaaaagcTTTTCGATTAGTAAAAGCTTGCtatagctgctgctgctgctgctaccgctgTTAGAGTAGATTCCTGATAAGCGAGCCACTGGTAATGGGAATATGGCAACTTCTCCCTTATGAAGattatgataaaaatgatgGTCGGAATACTAAGCAATCACTGTTGTATTTATACACTTCAGAGGTGTCACACTTCGTAATGGATAATGTTACTTCGcacattaaagaaaaaaaactcacgaaTCGCTGTTATTGAAGATAGCGGATTCAGGCTTTACAATCAGGCTTATTAATCCTGTCGTTTCATTGCACTGGCACACACAGTTGtacacaaccacaaaaaacgAATTTCGCTGCTCACGTCACTGTACACTTTTATTCCATCTGCTGTTGTTGGAGTGGATCTATGAGTTTAATGTTGTGAGAAGATAAAGTCACAATAAAATGGGCTTAGCTCTGCAGAATAGTAAAAACTAAAATCCCACTAGGCATTTACCgagtatttttttacaaaacacaATAATTTTACAATAACTATCATATCCATCTACTATCGCTTTTATCGTCAAgagagatatatatatatatatatatatatatatatatatatatatatatatatatatatatatatatatatatatatatatatatatatatatatacaacaTAGAGCAAACTATTTATCAATAGCGTTAAATCAAATATCGTATCCATTTCATGCTTAGCCATCATAAACGAACATTCGAAATAGTACAAACTTGGTTCGTGAAAACTTTCTGCGGAAAAGCTGTAAGCCGAATATAACGTCGGTAAAAAATGCCTTTTGCAATTGTTACGACACATATTAGACACGAAATTTCGTACCAGCAAGagtaaaacataaaacagGTCTAAGTTGATATTGTTAAAATATTTGAAGTTTTGCTCACAATGAACATTCGTGCCTTTACTGCTACTGCACGAATGTGTCTGACTGTCCTAATTTTTACACAATCCAAATCGTTGAAAAAAGTTGCCAAGGTAGTCGTTCTTCACTAGAGTTTTCTGTACACTGCAATACGCAACGCTATTTTATTGAAGAAAATCGTTcaggagagaaagaaattgTACCAACTTCTCTCTTTGTTCGCTCTCGATATCACAAATTCGTTATACAGATGCTTCCATGTTTCCAAGTTTAGTAATGCAGCTCTTTTTGCTCAAAATTATCTcattctcgctctttctcgctctctctctctctctctctctctctctctctctttcttcatTTCTCATGGTTCATGTGTGACCACACATATACCTTCTCGTCAAAGGATAATGTAACATCTTATCTTTGAATCCTTGACGAAGTGAAGGTCTTTAGAAATTTTCAATCACTGGTTTACTGgcaatttatttgcttaagAAACCATTAGTGAATACAGTTTCATGGTTTATCTATGCATAGTGTTTATTGTAAACATTACGAAAAAGCTTAAATTCCTCCCTATTTTTCAGAGTATGCATGCACTAGCTCCCATCACAAATACCATCAAACGAGATTGCACGAACAAACTGGAACGCACGAAGGCGAAAAGCTCTGAATATTTCCGCAGGACCGAGCTAAAGCTAAGGATGAAGAAAGGACAAACTCTCTCGTTTAGCCTTATACAAATTGCAAGGCAACGGGGACAAAAGCTGAGAGCTGCGGATGCGgtaactttttttctttatcgcaTATCGGGAAATTTTCACAACCACCTCAAAATAAAGTTCGATTGCTATATGTTTGACAGCAATAATACCAGAAAACACTGTAGTTTACCACTGGCATCGTTACAATCAATGTGCAGATGCTGCAATAATAAAAGTTGCCTTCAACGGTACTAACGTGAAGCCACTACGCTTTTCTCGAAACACTTCCGTCACTCGTTACTGCTCGCACTAAACTGAGCCGATTGGTCACAAAGAATTCTCTCTCGGGTAGAATTTTCGTCAAGCTTTCTTTTCCAGCTCCTTTTACCATTTCAACGGACCCAACGCCTTTAGTTTTGCCGTGCTCTTGGTTTTGTACAACTAATGATTCTTTTGATgtattttccatattttttttgaataaatctAAAATTGTATTCAAAATACATTATCGATTTGTAAAACCAATAAGCTTTTACAACTGCAACAAACTCATATATGATAATAAGTGGCTAATAGTGTTACCTGAGTATAGAGACCTTTAACGGTGATTTTAAATTCTACATCGCTGGATGAATAATTAGTTAAGGAAATATAATTTACTTGAGTTAACAATCAATGGTTTGGATGTTAACATTCAAATAGTCATTCTTATAATTCTACCAAATAAAACCAGAGTGCTTATGCCCTCGTTAGAGGAAAAAATACTATAAAATCTACAGCAATCAGTATACCTATAGTTTGCTATAAAATCTCAAGCATATTGTAACGGTAGTTacagcagcgccatctattgaaTATTCCTCGTCCAATGCGATAGGTAATGAATTATCCATTGAACAATGAAATAACTTAACgatcataattttgtttgaacgCAGTGTTATTATTACATCATTGTTAAAGTATAACATGTTTCTGGTGCATAGACAGACCCATTTATTGGCATTCCATTTGAAACCATATAGAAGAACCCTTTGAAACGTCAAATATAAAACCAGGCATTAATAGCTGAATGTACTGATCTCACTTACACTAAAGAACACCCTTGACATATCAgcaaattgcaaacaaaaataggAAACGtcaaaaattttctccaaTGTAGTGTGCTCGTCGTTGTAgtctttgttttcttctacttGAAACAAAACTTTATTTCCCAAATAGGTAGGCACTGCATAAGAAACTCCCTGAAATaagttatgatttttttgatttcaattcTACGATTCTCTGATACTGGCCTCATCCAGATGCAATAATGGCATGTAACTCTTGCATATGTGACCGAGTGTGAATGTGTGCATACGTATGCGCAAGGTTAGGCAAAGCTTGTGAAtacgtgtgcgtgcgtcgTTGTTGGAATTAAAATTTGGCAAGGGATTACCGAAACAGTGAAATTGTGAACAATTTTAGATCATGTTAATTAGGCATTGGTGCAAATTGAAAAAACCTGACAACTAAACTTCTCAAATTGCGACGCATTCGGATATCTGTACAGCATGTTACGCTTGTATGTTGTACAAACACTTTGGTATTTTTCACCTCTTTAGTGCAAAACAGAAGCAAAGCAACCATGCAATAACGCAAACCAGTTTGCGTTATGTGTCCTTCAATCGGTTTTGAATGGATCGAAAATAAATGTTCTTGCTAGGTCGAAATGAGCAAAAGTTCCCAAAAGGATAGACTTACGATCGGGTGCATCAAGATAGAAAGCAACGAAGAAATGTAATCGATAATGATGGCTAGtgattagaagaaaaaaaagattagtGATACAAGCTCAGCTACGGATACACGACTTAAGAGGAACACGACCTCCAGTGTAGAACGCAGCAGGTCGCATGCATTCGAAATGATGAATTGTTTAACAGAAAATTAGTTACTTGTCGCCTCGAATAGAttatttaattgaataataCATATTATACAATTTATTGTTAAGATTTTAACTGaatgtgtaagtgtgtgtgttttgaacagcaacagaaactgctaattatatatttttaaatggaATAGTGTATCCTCACTTGGAGCAATTGTTCTGTTAAAATGCATGTTGCAAGTAAGTGTAACAGTGTGCTTAGGCAGCATTTGTAACAAAAATAGataaatcataaattgatAACTCTGTCGTCATCACTATAGTAAGAtacgtttgatgttttgcagGTATCGAAATGATACGGCCTCATTTCGAATCAGCTTCGATTGAataccaacagcagcaacaaacacaccacccacatcatcagcagcagcagaagacacaacatcaacagcaagagcaccagcagcagcaggaacagcAGCAAATTTCTAAAATCATTAGTAATCCCCCTCCCACAATAGTTGGAGCACCAAATGGAACAACAATGTGTGTCGCAAAACTTGTGATTGGGCTGGATCATGCTCCTCCGGCATTTAATGTACGATCACGTGTGTTGGGAGATGGTGggacaaatttgaattatattCGTACCGAAACCGGGGCAGTGGTAACGCTAAGAGGACGTGGGTCATTGAATCTTGACCCGCAAACAATGCAAGAAGCTCCGGAACCATTGCATCTCTTCTTAGAACATTCTTCGTAAGTATAGCTAAGCGTACATAAGGTAGCTAATCATGTAGCGATGTaatacatttgttttgttctttcagCTTGGATGGTTTACAAAGTGCTAAGCAGCTCGCGAAAAATTTAATCGAGACACTACAAGAAGAGCTTAGCTTTTTTCAAGAGAATAATATTCCGAAAGCTAATTTTCAACTCATACCCCCTCCGCAAACTAATATGGTGCAAACAACACAAGTCACTCAAATGGCGCCGATTATAAGAACACAACATGTTACGCAACCGAATGGAATTATTCATCAACCACCGCCTACGGTCCTTGCTCCTccgccaccgcctccaccgGGTTTTGTGCAACATCCTCCGGTTTTGCCACAAAGTCAACCTCCACCGGCGCAAATCATTCCACAAGCTCCTACCATAATTCAGTCCCACGTGCCAGTACAAATTCATCAGCAGCCGAATAACGTTGTAATTTCACAAATTCAGACCGCAACGGCTCCTACCCAAATTGCAAACGTAAACAATCCTCCACCAGTGGCGCAAATTCGCCCGCCGATAGTTCAGATTAAAAACTCTCCAACGACTGGGACGCATCTATCGCAACCGCCTCCGAACATACAGATTCAGCAAGCACCGCCAGAAGCGGCACAACAAATCATTGTGAATCCTGCACCACCCTACCAGGTGCAGTATATTCAACAAAATCCATCTATTCAGACAAGCGGTGGTGGCACAAATGGACAGGTCACGATACAGCATCTTATTCAGCCACAACCACAGTCGGTTCAGGGAATTGTGCAAACAACAATACCGCCTCCCCAGTTCGATCACTTTCAGCGTCCACCGCAAACGCAACAAATCATCACCGTGCAGGGCAGTACTGCATTTATGGTGCCGCCACCTAACATCAACCATCAGACGGCTCCCCAACCGCAGAACCAGATAATTTTTCAGACTCAACAACCGATTCTAACACACCATCCACCTCCGGAATTGGTGGGTGCACAACCTACCGGAATGCTGCtaaatggtggtggtggggatgCAAAAAAGGTGGGTGGACCTTCGgatttgcaaataaaacagGACTCGCTCAAGCTAGACGAAGGTCAGCCTCCTCCCGGAACTATTCTGCAGCAGATTCCTACTAGCGGTCAACTAACCAAAACAACTGTGATCCCCGTATCGTCGATACCGGGCATACCGATCAGTCAACCGCCACCACCCATCATGTCCGTGCCTCCACCGACAGTGCAACATATAGTCGGCAATACGATCATTACTTCGCAACCAAATCCACCCATCAGTCACGGTGGCATTCCGCAACAAATTTATAGCCAAATACCGGTGTCGATACAATCATATGTTCCAGCTCCGCCACCGCAACAAATGCAAGTCGGTGGGTCGCATTTTGTTGTTAGTGCCCCCCAACCATGGCCAGTAACTGCTTCAGCCGCCGGTCAACAAATCCAGCAAGTACCAGCAAGTACGGTACCTAGTATACAGATTACTACCCAACCAATAAGGAATCCAAATGAAATTCATATAATAAGCCAACCAACGATTATCAGTGCCGCCGAATTTCGACCCCCAGcttcacagcagcagcaaataaTTACAACCAGTGCATTTAATCCTCAAATACAACCTCCGCAAGGTAAGTGTTAGTAAACGTTTTGTTAAAGTAATGTGATAATCATTAATTCATAGAATTTTTCACTATCTCACCATTAtctattttcatgttttttttctaaatttatttatttatttatataaataacacaaaacaacaacctcATTTAACACTGAAATTCATTCAGAGAATTGAAGCTTTAAGAGATAAGCTTCAATTCTCTGAATGAATAATACGCACGCATTTTTGTTTAAGTCGACGAACTTACAAGTCATTAAATTTACTTGTAATTGGATTTATGGGGATACTCACCGCATATGTTGTATTTCCAAATCCGGGGTTCAATAATGTTCAATGTCTAAAGGTTTGTTTCGTAACTTATGAATATTACAATTTGTGAGCTCGAAATATTCGAGGTATCGATGTTGTTAAACGCTTTTGCTCTTGTCGACTTGCTGCAAGAGACTCTAGTTTTAAAAGAAGTCTGCGTGATCGTTATAGTGGTAATGAATTGATCCATGGGAGTTCACGTAGTGCAAACTCGGAGAATTTTTCTTTGTATTCTCTTGATTCTGTTGCTCCATGATTCCCGCATACGGACTACACAGAAGATTGCCATAGTCTAATATTAAACTAACCATACAAAGTTATTATACAAATTTTATCATTGATGTTCTTAATCATTTTAAATACAAGgcatgaagttttttttttgagttttaCCGATGGTGTCGTCAAAATGAAATCCAAATGATAGATTGTCGTCAAGAGAAAGCTCTAAATCGCCTTCAACCCGTTTGCCCGTTGAAGCAATTATGTTTAATTGTGTTGTGAAGTATGACGGGTTGTCGAGTACAACTAAATGATATGACAACACATTTATCGACACATAAAAGAAGCGTTTTGCTCTTTACGTTTTGCGAAGGACACTTTATTAACATACTACTGAAAGAAAAGTGGTCCAAGATTGCTTCCTTGAGGAATACACGTTAAACGAAGTTGACATTTCTTGTTCAAATTTTACACTATATTAGAACCAAACCTTTGCTAATAGTATCGCGTCTGATATGCTGTCAAAGATTGCTTTTAGATGTGAGTAAATACAGTCTATTTGGCGGTCTCTTTATCCATGCTGCTCAAACAATCCGATACAAATTTTGAATTGCATTGTTGATTTGGGAACGATTGTTTGTGTGAGTACAGAAAACATCACGAAAGCGAAAAGTTACGATCGCTCACGGTTCTTGTCCGTTTCCATTCCGTTAGATTTAGCAATTTAAAGTTATTCTCTTTGTTCAAGCAATATGAATTAGATAGAAGTTTATATAATCAAAATTTGTATAGAATCACATTGTCTAGATATTTTTATTCCTTGCATTTACTTTTTCAATGCATCTAAATATAGATATTTATGTACATTATCAAGTGTCACTGTAAAAGtccctattgatgttctacgATTGAGACTGCGTTCAAATTATATCATAGTTTGGAGAGTAAAAAGTTTTCTTGCAAAGTTAAAATTAGATCATTACATCATATTGTTGCATTATTGCTTTGTcaaatttttttgcaaattgtttcataaataaaaacaactattttataaatatgtaatgttttttttttgctggcacaGGACTTCAAGTACAATTTCACACGGTTCCACCTCCCCCTCAGCAGATCATCACTAGTTTGCCTAATGCTCAAACGCAGCCTCCACCACAAGCGACAGGATCACAGTTGATTGAAAACCAACCTGGGACTCCACATCAAATTATTATAAATGCATCTATTCCCCCtcaaccgccaccaccaccggcattTACGGCtgtacaattttccacccaagaaTCACCAAAGGTAATTAATGATTGTTATGATGATGTAGATAATGAATAGATAATTATATAGCATGGTTAAAATTAATCTTATAATGCGGTATACATTGCGTACAAATTGTACATTCTCTGTTAATAAACATATGTAATAAAAAGCTGTATTTTAATAGCTTAATTTTCACGACAGTATCCAGTTTAAAATTGATATTTATCAATGATCAAAACAATAGCTATTTCCCAGTGCCCAGTGAAATTTTTCTGGAAATTGCTCCAATAAAATCAATAGATAGAAAAGTCTTCTTCACTTCTCAAGGCCCACTGGAATGATAATTAAAGATTTTTTTCACTGAAATATAACTACTAATTCTGATAAATTTCGCGAGTTAAGTTTCTCAgttcttaatttttttttgttcttaaattttctaatttttgACCTAACTACATTTAATGCAGCAACCAATTTACCATGCGTTAATGAAAAGACAATAAACTAAATTGAGAAGCGTGATTACTGCCCAAAGTCGCTTACAAATTGAGATGCTTATCCTTTACTTTTACCAACCAagtatattttaatttatctatCTAAAACTAGGGTGCTACTCAATTTGTATTATAACAtccaaaaaatgttttaaatgcaAGTTTTCGTTCTTAGTTTTAAGAGTAACTTATTTTAAGCTAGCAgatttaattattttgatcgatgaaatttaattaattctaTTAATAGCCCACTGTTGAACAGTTGCAACAACGTCCGCCACCTCAGTCACAgcctcaacagcagcaacaatctTTAAGTTTATCTACACAATCACAGCCGCATGCTATTATATTGCGTCCTGGCCAGAAACGCAAAATGGTTGAAGATGATGTGAATAAATCCATGCCTCTTAAAGTTGGGATGGGGTAAGTGTTATAAttagaaataaattatttatatacACGGGCATTTTTGTTCACATATTCACAGTTATAACAAATACTTGAGGTATTGTGTAAAAccaaatatttttaatattaaaagAACCCACCTATAATGTTTTACTGCAAGTTTCAAGCAAGCTTTGTATTTGATTCTCACTGTTCCACTCATGATGCTCATCGTTAAAcatatttgatttattattttttatattaacCAATATATAAGccaaattatattttaattaagaATCTGAAATAATGTTCGTTTATATGTTGATTTGTAACAAATTACGAAGTGTGTTTTGGCGTGGAGCATCTtagttcgtttattttttatctagATAACAAATCATGTTTGCTTGCGATATAATCTTTCAAAACTGTGTAAACATGTATATTTCATGTATTATTTTCTGAACGGGGATCAAACGGTATTCAAAATTTTTGTCAAATCAAAATccattttatgttatttatatGCAAAGCTTCTACATGTTTGTAGAAATCTCTGCGTTTACAGGTTacggtggatttttttatcattaggcATTTTTTTCCAGTGAGAATTAAAAGCAATGTTTTGCGGTGTGCTGTAACTCTAAATATGTTTATATTGTACGGTCGTATGCAACTAAATAATTATATTGCTGTGaaaatgtttctatttttttaaactatacTAAATTTCATTCTTAGCctaaaaatcaatcatttcaatATAATTTACAGCATATGCAGATAGTTTTTGTAGCTgtggattttaaatcccactaaaacatattttgaaaatatagCTTTTGCGGAAGAACTAATCAAATATCTCTAATACATGCCATAAAACACAAATGAAACGACAACTTACGTGTGCTTTCATACTTCGAAAAACAAGCTAAAGATGTCGTGTTAGACTTTGTAAAAATGtcatttgattatttaaatttattaatatTGTCCCCATGAACAACACTGTGTGTTAAACACTCCTGTAATATTCCATAGTTGCTGTATATAttacccttttttgtttgcttacgaaattgaattatatTTTAACCACTTACTTAGTTCAATTTATGATGGTAACTTGTGTAGGATGAGCGGTGCTGGAAGAAATTTTGCTGTGAGAAACAACGGTGGAATTTTAACAGCTGCTCAAGCCAAATGCATTATGTCTTCAGTGTCTACTGGAACGGTAACCACTTCGTCTACTTCGGGCAATGGACTTATATCGTCTCAGATATCCTCTGATCATATGACAGGTATTGTATATATGACACTTAAATGCGTATTTCATTCtcttaaaaaatataaaatttataatgcAGTTGGAACGGAGTAGAGCTATCTATTATTTATCTGTATTCAATTTATGTATCTTACAAAAAAATCTATGTCTTATagaagatagagagagagagtacgagagagagcgcggaaaagagagaaaaaacaggaAATAATGGTCGATTCACCGCTTTGCAGCTAGCTATGCTTATTTGAATTGATTATCTCTTAAATACAATATTTTCAATTGTTAATCTACCTTTTTCTTAGGTCTTCTTTTCTTTGATCGTGTTAGAAGCATTCTGATCAATAGATATCCTTACGCACGGTGATAATTTATTGAGACGATTGATGTATACTCCATATTGTATAATTGCATATTTGTagtaatttcaatttttcgttAACCAGAAAACGCAAAGGATCCTCAATTCCACAAAAGCTGAACTAAGGAGAATGCTATATGCGATATAGATtgttataaattataaatcTTGATCCTGATATTTTTTGTCATTCATTTCTCATATTGGTTTTTTAAGCGCATCTGATGTAATATGTATGTTATTTATAATGTTCGAtctattttattcttttttatccgCCCACGCACATACCGGACATCCCTTGCAGACTTCAGGAGGCAAAAGTAAACGCAAAAATTGTCAGCGACATCTCGACTGTCCAATCGCATGACAGTAAAGCAGCTGATTCCATTCTGCTGATGATATAGAAATTCATTGCAGACAGCGCCATCGACAGATATGATTACTATGCAGCTAGAGCAAATGTCATGTTtatggaaaattattccaatTTCGTAACAAGCATGTACCAACGTCATAAATAGATTGTTTCGAACATCAGCATCTGAACATACTGAAAGGAGCTATCAAAATGACAACTCTAAAACAACTGTAGTTGATTGTGCTAGAATCCATAGTGGtttattggttttattttatggatATGAATGAGCCCAAATGGGATAATCTATGGGCATTATTAATAACATCAGCAAGGGAAAGGAGCACAACACTGTAGAGTAATAACAACTATCAGATTTTGTATCTGATTGATATTGTTAATGTTAAAACATATttcgtgctttcttttttccgcgTAGCAATGTTCAGGTGTATTTCACTCCGATGTTCTTAGACACAAGCTTATAGTGCGCGGCAGTAAGCAGTATCACAAATTTGTATAGCCTGACAGATTACTACTAAGTAAGAAGGCAAAATTGTATCATAATGTAATTAAATCTGTTTCAGTTTGCGTTTTATATAagaatgttttgattttattttgattaaaaataatattcaattcAAAGGGAATAAACTTGCTCTTCAATAAACAATAGTGTAAATTAATTACCCACTGTACTGTAACGATACCGTTTCGA encodes:
- the LOC128723715 gene encoding uncharacterized protein LOC128723715 isoform X1, with the translated sequence MHVASIEMIRPHFESASIEYQQQQQTHHPHHQQQQKTQHQQQEHQQQQEQQQISKIISNPPPTIVGAPNGTTMCVAKLVIGLDHAPPAFNVRSRVLGDGGTNLNYIRTETGAVVTLRGRGSLNLDPQTMQEAPEPLHLFLEHSSLDGLQSAKQLAKNLIETLQEELSFFQENNIPKANFQLIPPPQTNMVQTTQVTQMAPIIRTQHVTQPNGIIHQPPPTVLAPPPPPPPGFVQHPPVLPQSQPPPAQIIPQAPTIIQSHVPVQIHQQPNNVVISQIQTATAPTQIANVNNPPPVAQIRPPIVQIKNSPTTGTHLSQPPPNIQIQQAPPEAAQQIIVNPAPPYQVQYIQQNPSIQTSGGGTNGQVTIQHLIQPQPQSVQGIVQTTIPPPQFDHFQRPPQTQQIITVQGSTAFMVPPPNINHQTAPQPQNQIIFQTQQPILTHHPPPELVGAQPTGMLLNGGGGDAKKVGGPSDLQIKQDSLKLDEGQPPPGTILQQIPTSGQLTKTTVIPVSSIPGIPISQPPPPIMSVPPPTVQHIVGNTIITSQPNPPISHGGIPQQIYSQIPVSIQSYVPAPPPQQMQVGGSHFVVSAPQPWPVTASAAGQQIQQVPASTVPSIQITTQPIRNPNEIHIISQPTIISAAEFRPPASQQQQIITTSAFNPQIQPPQGLQVQFHTVPPPPQQIITSLPNAQTQPPPQATGSQLIENQPGTPHQIIINASIPPQPPPPPAFTAVQFSTQESPKPTVEQLQQRPPPQSQPQQQQQSLSLSTQSQPHAIILRPGQKRKMVEDDVNKSMPLKVGMGSIYDGNLCRMSGAGRNFAVRNNGGILTAAQAKCIMSSVSTGTVTTSSTSGNGLISSQISSDHMTDFRRQK
- the LOC128723715 gene encoding uncharacterized protein LOC128723715 isoform X2, with the translated sequence MIRPHFESASIEYQQQQQTHHPHHQQQQKTQHQQQEHQQQQEQQQISKIISNPPPTIVGAPNGTTMCVAKLVIGLDHAPPAFNVRSRVLGDGGTNLNYIRTETGAVVTLRGRGSLNLDPQTMQEAPEPLHLFLEHSSLDGLQSAKQLAKNLIETLQEELSFFQENNIPKANFQLIPPPQTNMVQTTQVTQMAPIIRTQHVTQPNGIIHQPPPTVLAPPPPPPPGFVQHPPVLPQSQPPPAQIIPQAPTIIQSHVPVQIHQQPNNVVISQIQTATAPTQIANVNNPPPVAQIRPPIVQIKNSPTTGTHLSQPPPNIQIQQAPPEAAQQIIVNPAPPYQVQYIQQNPSIQTSGGGTNGQVTIQHLIQPQPQSVQGIVQTTIPPPQFDHFQRPPQTQQIITVQGSTAFMVPPPNINHQTAPQPQNQIIFQTQQPILTHHPPPELVGAQPTGMLLNGGGGDAKKVGGPSDLQIKQDSLKLDEGQPPPGTILQQIPTSGQLTKTTVIPVSSIPGIPISQPPPPIMSVPPPTVQHIVGNTIITSQPNPPISHGGIPQQIYSQIPVSIQSYVPAPPPQQMQVGGSHFVVSAPQPWPVTASAAGQQIQQVPASTVPSIQITTQPIRNPNEIHIISQPTIISAAEFRPPASQQQQIITTSAFNPQIQPPQGLQVQFHTVPPPPQQIITSLPNAQTQPPPQATGSQLIENQPGTPHQIIINASIPPQPPPPPAFTAVQFSTQESPKTSGGKSKRKNCQRHLDCPIA